A region from the Halobacillus mangrovi genome encodes:
- the dxs gene encoding 1-deoxy-D-xylulose-5-phosphate synthase, translating into MDLCKINDPSILKDMNKNQLEEMAEDVRQFLIENLSVTGGHLGANLGVVELTLALHKVYKSPTDRFLWDVGHQSYIHKILTGRGGQFETLRQYKGLCGFPKRNESEHDIWETGHSSTSLSAAMGMAIARDLKNEKHSILPIIGDGALTGGMALEALNHIGHEKKNVTVILNDNEMSIAKNVGALHGALGRMRSAGKYNRAKDDLEWLLKKIPAVGGKIAQAAERLKDSMKYFVVPGMFFEELGFTYYGPVDGHDFDDLLENLNYAKKTNGPVIVHVMTQKGKGYHPAETDVKDKWHGVGPYKIESGEKIKPADAPPAWSSVISEALRVEARKDKRIVAVTPAMILGSKLDKFGEEFPDRLYDVGIAEQHATTLSAGLATQGMKPFLAIYSTFLQRGYDQVIHDVARQNLNVIFGIDRSGLVGADGETHQGVFDVAFLRSVPNMIISMPKDENEAQHLVHTAVKYDDGPFAIRYPRGNAKGVNTDKELQTIPIGSWEVLKEGKDAAILTFGTTIDMALEAAKHLEEDGLSIRVINARFIKPLDDAMLHDLLKEEIPVVTIEEAVLKGGFGSSVLEFAEENGYTPWIKRMGVPDRFIEHGNVKNLWEEIGLTTENINKNLKEMIPTKKQRA; encoded by the coding sequence ATGGATCTGTGCAAAATTAATGACCCTTCAATTTTGAAGGATATGAATAAAAACCAGTTGGAAGAAATGGCTGAAGACGTTCGCCAATTCTTAATAGAAAATTTATCTGTAACAGGAGGGCATTTAGGTGCGAATTTAGGGGTTGTAGAACTGACCCTTGCTTTGCATAAAGTTTATAAGAGTCCTACTGATCGTTTTTTATGGGACGTAGGGCATCAATCCTACATTCATAAGATCCTAACGGGAAGAGGCGGTCAATTCGAAACTCTCCGCCAATATAAAGGATTGTGCGGTTTCCCGAAACGTAATGAAAGTGAACATGATATTTGGGAAACGGGACACAGTTCAACATCATTATCTGCAGCAATGGGAATGGCAATCGCACGTGATTTGAAAAATGAAAAACACTCTATTTTACCTATTATCGGTGATGGGGCGTTGACAGGCGGGATGGCTTTAGAGGCTCTGAATCATATTGGACACGAGAAAAAGAATGTAACCGTTATCCTCAACGACAATGAAATGTCGATTGCCAAAAACGTAGGTGCGCTTCATGGTGCTTTAGGACGTATGAGAAGCGCAGGAAAGTACAACCGTGCAAAAGACGATTTAGAATGGCTTCTTAAGAAGATTCCAGCCGTTGGAGGAAAGATTGCGCAAGCAGCTGAACGGTTGAAAGATAGTATGAAATACTTTGTTGTGCCAGGCATGTTTTTTGAAGAACTGGGCTTCACCTATTATGGTCCTGTTGACGGTCATGATTTTGACGATCTTTTAGAAAATTTAAACTACGCTAAAAAGACAAATGGACCTGTGATCGTCCATGTGATGACACAAAAAGGAAAAGGGTACCACCCTGCTGAGACAGATGTGAAAGACAAGTGGCATGGTGTAGGACCATATAAAATCGAATCAGGAGAAAAGATTAAACCTGCAGATGCTCCACCGGCATGGAGTTCTGTTATCAGCGAAGCTTTGCGGGTTGAAGCTCGTAAGGACAAGCGGATCGTAGCTGTGACTCCAGCCATGATCCTCGGGTCAAAACTTGATAAGTTCGGCGAGGAGTTTCCTGACCGTTTGTATGACGTAGGAATAGCAGAGCAACATGCTACTACCCTATCCGCCGGACTGGCCACTCAGGGTATGAAACCATTCCTGGCTATCTATTCAACGTTCCTGCAGCGGGGATATGATCAGGTCATCCATGATGTAGCAAGGCAGAACTTAAATGTCATCTTCGGGATAGACCGATCTGGACTCGTAGGAGCAGATGGAGAAACCCACCAAGGAGTCTTTGACGTGGCTTTCCTTCGCTCAGTTCCTAATATGATCATTAGTATGCCAAAAGACGAAAATGAAGCTCAACACCTTGTACACACAGCTGTTAAGTATGATGATGGACCATTTGCTATTCGATATCCTCGAGGAAACGCAAAGGGCGTGAACACAGATAAAGAACTGCAAACGATTCCTATAGGAAGCTGGGAAGTATTGAAGGAAGGTAAAGATGCTGCCATCCTCACGTTTGGTACAACTATCGATATGGCTTTAGAAGCAGCTAAACACTTAGAAGAAGATGGTTTATCGATCAGAGTCATCAACGCTCGCTTTATCAAACCTCTTGATGATGCCATGCTCCATGATCTTCTGAAAGAAGAGATCCCAGTGGTAACCATTGAGGAAGCTGTACTTAAGGGAGGTTTTGGATCGAGTGTTCTCGAATTTGCGGAAGAGAATGGCTACACGCCTTGGATAAAGCGAATGGGAGTGCCAGATCGATTTATCGAACACGGAAACGTCAAAAATTTGTGGGAAGAAATCGGATTGACAACAGAGAATATTAATAAAAATTTAAAAGAAATGATTCCAACAAAAAAACAAAGGGCTTAA
- a CDS encoding Asp23/Gls24 family envelope stress response protein: MNEKQLLNVTDGSTLGNIEIAPEVIEVIAGIAVSEVAGVASMRGNFASGVAERLGKKDHGKGVKVELTEDGILIDAYVVMDYGISIPDTAQKIQDNTRQALKNMTALEINEINVHVVGVKMESKEEEIETQDYQ; this comes from the coding sequence GTGAACGAGAAGCAATTGTTGAATGTGACAGATGGGTCTACACTAGGCAATATTGAGATTGCTCCTGAAGTAATTGAAGTGATTGCGGGCATTGCCGTTTCTGAAGTTGCTGGTGTCGCTTCAATGAGAGGCAACTTTGCTTCCGGTGTCGCAGAGCGCTTAGGAAAAAAAGATCATGGAAAAGGTGTAAAGGTCGAGTTGACTGAAGACGGTATCCTAATCGATGCTTATGTTGTCATGGACTATGGGATCTCTATTCCGGATACGGCACAAAAAATCCAAGATAATACAAGGCAGGCTCTAAAAAACATGACCGCACTTGAGATTAACGAAATCAATGTTCATGTTGTCGGTGTGAAAATGGAGTCTAAGGAAGAAGAAATCGAAACACAAGATTATCAATAA
- the ahrC gene encoding transcriptional regulator AhrC/ArgR encodes MNKGQRHIKIRELITNDDIETQDELVDRLKGMGYNVTQATVSRDIKELHLVKVPMMDGRYKYSLPADQRFNPFEKLKRLMMDAFVSIDRAGHFIILKTLPGNANAVGALIDNLDWEEIMGTICGDDTCLIICRSEEQTETISDQLLNML; translated from the coding sequence ATGAATAAAGGTCAACGACATATCAAGATCAGAGAATTGATAACTAATGATGATATTGAAACGCAAGATGAGTTAGTCGATCGGTTAAAAGGGATGGGGTACAATGTGACTCAAGCGACCGTTTCCAGAGACATTAAAGAGCTTCATCTTGTGAAGGTTCCAATGATGGACGGAAGATACAAATATAGTTTACCTGCGGACCAGCGCTTCAATCCTTTTGAAAAACTAAAGAGATTAATGATGGACGCTTTTGTGAGCATTGATCGCGCAGGTCATTTTATCATTTTAAAAACGCTCCCAGGTAATGCAAATGCCGTAGGAGCCCTAATTGATAACCTGGACTGGGAAGAAATCATGGGAACGATATGCGGGGATGACACCTGTTTAATTATTTGCAGGAGTGAAGAGCAGACGGAAACGATAAGTGACCAATTGCTAAATATGCTATAA
- the xseA gene encoding exodeoxyribonuclease VII large subunit, with protein sequence MNDQYLTVTALTKYIKRKLSSDQHLKNVWLRGEISNFKHHSRGHMYLSLKDEQARIQAVMFAGNNRNLKFTPENGMNVLVRGEINVYEPMGQYQLYIQDMQPDGIGALYLAFEQLKEKLGKEGLFSVERKKAIPTYPNHIAVITSPTGAAVRDVLTTIKRRYPIVPVSILPVLVQGDRAPFSIVRAIEYANEKLDADVLIVGRGGGSIEDLWAFNEEVVARAIANSRIPVISAVGHETDTTISDFVADIRAATPTGAAELAVPSIIELQEQIQSLKHRIRRAMETKQTSERQRLFRLEKSYAFKYPEQLMKQKEQDLDRLLERLSKQMVIHHEQRREKVSNLQNRLFVQGPGAQIKEGRHRLQSNTKQLHARFEDVRNAKRDQFRVNLEKLSLLNPLEIMKRGYAIPFSEKGEVIKKVSQVKKGSNLSLKMHGGSVDCNVLDVEEDKHDRE encoded by the coding sequence GTGAACGATCAATATCTTACGGTTACAGCGTTAACTAAATATATAAAACGTAAACTCTCGAGCGATCAACATTTAAAAAATGTTTGGCTGAGAGGGGAAATCTCTAATTTCAAACATCATAGCCGCGGGCACATGTATTTGTCTTTAAAGGATGAGCAAGCACGCATTCAAGCCGTGATGTTTGCAGGGAATAATCGAAACCTCAAATTCACTCCTGAAAATGGCATGAACGTCTTAGTCAGAGGAGAGATCAACGTTTATGAACCAATGGGGCAGTATCAACTGTATATCCAAGATATGCAGCCTGACGGAATAGGAGCCCTTTACCTTGCTTTTGAGCAGCTGAAGGAGAAGCTTGGCAAAGAAGGACTATTCTCTGTGGAGCGAAAAAAAGCAATTCCTACATACCCTAATCATATTGCAGTGATCACCTCACCGACAGGAGCGGCAGTCCGAGATGTATTAACGACGATCAAAAGGAGATACCCGATTGTTCCTGTGTCAATTCTTCCAGTTTTAGTTCAAGGAGACAGGGCACCATTTTCGATTGTTAGAGCCATTGAATATGCGAATGAAAAGTTAGATGCAGATGTGTTAATCGTCGGCAGGGGTGGAGGTTCAATCGAAGACTTATGGGCGTTCAACGAGGAAGTTGTGGCCAGAGCGATTGCCAATTCAAGAATCCCTGTCATCTCCGCTGTGGGGCACGAAACGGACACGACAATCAGTGATTTTGTTGCGGATATAAGGGCTGCAACTCCAACCGGCGCTGCGGAACTTGCTGTACCTTCAATCATTGAGCTCCAGGAACAAATTCAGTCGTTAAAGCATAGGATTAGGCGGGCGATGGAAACAAAACAAACAAGTGAAAGACAAAGACTGTTTCGCCTTGAGAAATCTTATGCCTTCAAATACCCCGAACAATTGATGAAACAAAAAGAACAGGATCTGGATCGCCTTCTTGAAAGACTCTCTAAGCAAATGGTCATCCATCACGAACAAAGAAGAGAAAAAGTGTCTAATTTACAAAACCGTTTATTCGTTCAAGGACCAGGAGCTCAAATCAAAGAAGGACGTCATCGCCTGCAAAGCAATACTAAACAGCTTCACGCAAGATTTGAAGATGTTAGAAATGCTAAACGAGACCAATTCAGAGTGAACTTGGAAAAGTTATCTTTACTGAATCCTTTAGAGATCATGAAGCGGGGGTACGCCATCCCCTTCTCTGAAAAGGGAGAAGTTATAAAAAAAGTGAGTCAGGTCAAGAAAGGCAGTAACCTTTCTTTGAAGATGCATGGTGGCTCAGTAGACTGTAATGTGTTGGATGTAGAGGAGGATAAACATGACAGAGAGTAA
- the folD gene encoding bifunctional methylenetetrahydrofolate dehydrogenase/methenyltetrahydrofolate cyclohydrolase FolD, whose product MSAEVIYGKQLAEELRQEMKKEVSELHKHNIHPKLVVVIIGQDPASMSYVKGKQRASEKIGLDSELMELPESTSEKELLDLIDQLNQDQTVHGILVQLPLPNHIEDQKVIEAINPEKDVDGFHPINVGRLLTGQETFYPCTPYGIMVMLKRANITIEGKHVVIIGRSNLVGKPVGQLLLNENATVTHCHSRTKNLRDHTKQADILIVAAGKAGLISGDDIEEGTIVIDVGVNRVDGKLTGDVDFESASEKASHITPVPKGVGPMTITMLLHNTIKAAKRIHNHQ is encoded by the coding sequence ATGTCAGCTGAAGTCATTTATGGGAAACAGTTAGCCGAAGAATTGCGTCAAGAGATGAAAAAGGAAGTCAGCGAGCTGCACAAGCATAACATTCATCCGAAGTTGGTTGTCGTAATTATTGGACAAGACCCTGCATCTATGTCCTATGTTAAGGGAAAGCAGCGAGCTTCTGAGAAGATAGGATTAGATTCTGAATTAATGGAGCTTCCAGAATCAACTTCAGAAAAAGAACTTCTGGACTTAATTGATCAACTCAATCAGGATCAGACTGTTCATGGTATTCTCGTCCAATTGCCATTGCCGAATCATATTGAAGATCAAAAAGTGATCGAAGCGATTAACCCTGAAAAAGATGTGGACGGGTTTCACCCAATTAATGTCGGGCGTTTGCTGACTGGACAAGAAACGTTTTATCCTTGTACACCTTACGGAATCATGGTGATGCTGAAGCGCGCGAATATCACTATTGAAGGAAAGCATGTCGTCATAATCGGGCGGAGTAATCTAGTTGGTAAGCCTGTAGGACAACTTTTGCTAAATGAAAATGCAACAGTTACTCACTGTCACTCCAGAACGAAAAATCTTCGTGACCATACTAAACAAGCAGATATCTTAATTGTAGCGGCAGGTAAGGCTGGTTTGATTTCAGGTGATGATATTGAAGAAGGTACAATCGTTATTGATGTGGGTGTCAACCGTGTGGATGGAAAATTAACTGGAGACGTAGACTTTGAATCTGCAAGCGAAAAAGCTTCCCATATTACACCTGTACCAAAGGGAGTAGGTCCGATGACGATTACAATGCTTCTTCATAACACGATAAAAGCAGCGAAAAGGATCCACAATCATCAATAA
- a CDS encoding TlyA family RNA methyltransferase, producing the protein MGRKVRLDVLLVEKGYIETREKAKRTIMAGLVFSEQVRLDKPGQKIDEDAPITVKGKAIPYVSRGGLKLEKALKEFDIDLRDKIMIDIGSSTGGFTDCGLQNGVKMSYAIDVGYNQLDWTLRNHPQVVVMERTNFRYVTKEDLKEGTPEFASIDVSFISLKIILPVLAKLLAEKGEVVALIKPQFEAGREQVGKKGIVKDPKIHTQVIRNILDFAVEHNYSVAGLTYSPITGGDGNIEFLVHLRLESENEGENLTDVEIRNVIERAHTNHSR; encoded by the coding sequence ATGGGTAGAAAAGTACGATTAGATGTTTTATTAGTGGAAAAAGGGTATATAGAAACTCGTGAAAAAGCAAAGAGAACGATTATGGCTGGTCTAGTTTTTTCTGAACAAGTGCGGTTGGATAAGCCTGGACAAAAAATTGATGAAGATGCCCCGATCACAGTAAAAGGGAAAGCCATTCCCTATGTGAGCCGGGGAGGACTAAAACTGGAAAAAGCATTAAAAGAGTTCGATATTGATTTGCGTGATAAAATTATGATCGATATCGGGTCCTCCACTGGGGGATTTACAGATTGCGGTCTCCAGAATGGTGTGAAAATGAGCTACGCCATTGACGTGGGCTATAATCAGCTTGATTGGACACTTCGAAACCACCCTCAGGTTGTAGTAATGGAAAGGACTAATTTCCGTTATGTCACAAAAGAGGATTTAAAGGAAGGTACACCAGAGTTTGCGTCGATTGATGTTTCATTCATTTCGTTAAAAATTATCCTTCCTGTGCTTGCGAAACTTCTGGCCGAGAAGGGTGAGGTCGTTGCCTTGATTAAGCCTCAATTTGAAGCGGGAAGAGAGCAAGTTGGAAAAAAAGGAATTGTAAAGGATCCTAAAATTCATACTCAGGTTATTAGAAATATTCTTGATTTCGCCGTAGAGCACAACTATTCGGTAGCTGGCTTGACTTATTCCCCGATTACCGGAGGAGATGGTAATATCGAGTTTCTCGTACACTTAAGATTAGAAAGTGAAAATGAAGGGGAAAATCTAACGGATGTCGAAATAAGGAATGTCATTGAACGAGCGCATACTAACCATAGCAGATAG
- a CDS encoding exodeoxyribonuclease VII small subunit gives MTESKEELSFEQAMDQLEDLVEKLETGEVPLEKAIQYYQEGMKLSKVCNEKLGNVEKQMQQIMNEHGEFEPFSIQEEDS, from the coding sequence ATGACAGAGAGTAAGGAAGAATTAAGCTTTGAACAAGCTATGGATCAACTGGAAGACCTTGTCGAAAAGCTTGAGACGGGTGAGGTTCCACTCGAAAAAGCAATTCAATATTATCAGGAAGGCATGAAGCTTTCTAAAGTCTGCAATGAAAAACTTGGGAACGTTGAAAAACAGATGCAGCAAATTATGAATGAGCATGGAGAATTCGAACCGTTTTCCATTCAGGAGGAAGACTCGTGA
- a CDS encoding polyprenyl synthetase family protein, with translation MSLTEYLAEKRELINEQLKLYVRDYTTPGRLQDAMLYSIDAGGKRLRPILLLATAKAFGAAEEKAVAVACSLEMIHTYSLIHDDLPAMDDDDVRRGLPTNHRRFDEATAILAGDALLTLSSQIIVEDVHLTDKEKVYLVRELSKASGPKGMVEGQMMDMLSEDKQISITELEHIHKNKTGQLLRFSIIAGAFLGNASETSLVEMKKMGNALGLIFQIQDDILDVTGDAEVMGKPIGSDEGNNKSTYPSLLGLEGAKSQKEQYLMTAQEALANAGVDQTVLSELIDYLSSRDH, from the coding sequence GTGAGCTTGACTGAATACTTGGCCGAGAAACGTGAGCTTATAAATGAACAATTAAAGCTCTATGTCAGGGATTATACGACACCTGGAAGGCTTCAAGATGCCATGCTGTACTCTATCGATGCAGGAGGGAAGCGGCTTAGACCAATCTTGCTATTGGCAACTGCTAAAGCATTTGGAGCTGCAGAAGAAAAAGCAGTCGCCGTAGCTTGCAGTCTTGAAATGATTCACACCTATTCCCTTATCCATGATGATCTTCCAGCTATGGATGATGACGATGTCAGACGTGGGTTGCCTACCAATCATCGTCGATTTGATGAAGCAACGGCCATTTTGGCAGGTGATGCTCTTCTGACCTTAAGTTCACAAATTATCGTAGAAGATGTACACCTGACAGATAAGGAAAAAGTATATCTTGTTCGCGAACTTTCTAAAGCAAGTGGTCCAAAGGGTATGGTTGAAGGGCAAATGATGGACATGCTCAGTGAAGATAAACAGATTTCTATAACAGAACTTGAACATATTCATAAGAATAAAACTGGGCAATTGCTTAGGTTTTCCATCATTGCCGGGGCCTTCCTTGGCAATGCCAGTGAAACCAGCTTAGTTGAAATGAAAAAAATGGGGAATGCGCTCGGCCTAATTTTTCAGATTCAAGATGATATTTTAGATGTGACAGGTGATGCGGAGGTTATGGGCAAACCTATTGGAAGTGATGAAGGAAACAATAAAAGTACTTACCCTAGTTTATTGGGGCTTGAAGGCGCTAAATCACAAAAAGAACAATATTTGATGACCGCGCAGGAGGCATTGGCCAATGCTGGTGTTGACCAGACAGTATTATCAGAGCTTATTGACTATTTAAGCAGCCGTGATCATTGA
- the accC gene encoding acetyl-CoA carboxylase biotin carboxylase subunit, translating into MIKKVLIANRGEIAVRIIRACKEMGIATVAVYSEADKEALHVQLADEAYCVGPKLSKDSYLNYTNILSLATLTEADAIHPGYGFLSENAEFAEMCEECNITFIGPSSYAIQKMGTKDVARETMREAGVPIVPGSEGIIKDEKDGLQVAEEIGYPVIIKATAGGGGKGIRVARDEEDLKKGIRMTQQEAETAFGNPGVYIEKFIENFRHVEIQVLADNHGNAVHLGERDCTIQRRLQKLIEETPSPAISEDMREKMGDAAVKAALAVNYSGAGTVEFIFDKEEEKFYFMEMNTRIQVEHPVTEMVTGVDLIKEMLLVANNEKLSFSQEEIEFEGWSIECRINAEDPFKDFMPSAGKIDMYLPPGGLGVRVDSAAYPGYMIPPYYDSMVAKLITYGRDRDEAIRRMRRALDEFVIEGIHTTIPFHQRMMEHEIFVGGDFNTKFLEKYTIMKDE; encoded by the coding sequence TTGATTAAAAAAGTATTGATTGCAAACAGAGGAGAAATCGCCGTTCGCATCATCCGTGCTTGTAAAGAGATGGGGATTGCGACGGTTGCGGTTTATTCTGAAGCAGATAAAGAAGCACTTCATGTCCAGCTTGCAGACGAGGCCTATTGTGTAGGACCTAAATTGAGTAAGGATAGTTACTTGAACTATACGAACATCCTGAGTCTTGCCACACTTACTGAGGCAGATGCGATCCATCCGGGTTATGGTTTTCTCTCTGAAAACGCAGAGTTTGCTGAAATGTGCGAGGAATGCAATATTACTTTCATTGGCCCTTCCTCTTATGCGATTCAAAAAATGGGGACAAAAGATGTGGCCAGAGAAACCATGAGGGAAGCAGGCGTCCCGATCGTCCCTGGTTCTGAAGGAATCATTAAAGACGAGAAAGACGGGCTGCAAGTAGCGGAAGAAATTGGCTATCCGGTTATTATTAAAGCGACAGCCGGAGGTGGAGGTAAAGGTATCCGTGTAGCCCGCGATGAAGAAGATCTTAAAAAAGGTATTCGTATGACCCAGCAAGAAGCTGAGACGGCATTCGGAAACCCAGGAGTATATATCGAGAAGTTTATCGAGAACTTCCGCCATGTCGAGATACAAGTACTCGCCGACAATCATGGCAATGCTGTCCATCTTGGAGAGCGAGATTGTACAATCCAGCGTCGTTTGCAAAAGTTAATTGAAGAGACCCCATCTCCAGCTATATCCGAAGACATGCGAGAAAAAATGGGGGATGCTGCTGTAAAAGCTGCTCTCGCTGTTAACTACTCTGGGGCAGGAACGGTTGAGTTCATTTTCGATAAAGAGGAAGAGAAGTTTTACTTCATGGAAATGAATACAAGAATTCAAGTAGAACACCCAGTTACAGAAATGGTGACTGGTGTAGATTTGATTAAAGAAATGCTCTTAGTCGCTAACAATGAGAAACTTTCCTTCAGCCAAGAAGAGATCGAGTTCGAAGGCTGGTCTATTGAATGCCGAATAAACGCAGAAGATCCGTTCAAAGATTTTATGCCTTCAGCAGGAAAAATAGATATGTACCTACCGCCAGGCGGCCTTGGCGTACGGGTAGATTCAGCTGCTTATCCAGGATATATGATTCCACCTTATTATGATTCTATGGTCGCTAAGTTGATTACTTACGGAAGAGATCGTGACGAAGCGATTCGTAGAATGAGACGAGCTCTAGACGAATTTGTTATTGAAGGTATTCATACCACCATTCCATTTCATCAGCGTATGATGGAACATGAAATCTTTGTTGGTGGTGACTTTAATACGAAGTTCTTAGAGAAATATACTATAATGAAAGACGAATAA
- the nusB gene encoding transcription antitermination factor NusB has protein sequence MKRRTAREKAFQALFQINNSDIDTDEAIQHVVEEPVVDAFLHDLVHGVMNHRSEIDDRISSNLENWSFNRLPKVEKTVLRMAAYEMKYKEDVPAQVAINEAVELAKIFGEEDSGKFVNGVLSKMV, from the coding sequence ATGAAACGACGCACAGCCCGAGAAAAAGCTTTCCAAGCTCTATTTCAAATCAATAATAGCGATATTGATACGGATGAAGCTATCCAGCATGTAGTAGAAGAACCGGTCGTAGATGCTTTTCTGCATGACCTTGTCCACGGGGTAATGAATCATCGATCTGAAATTGACGATCGGATTTCGAGCAACCTTGAAAACTGGTCTTTTAACAGGCTGCCTAAGGTTGAGAAAACAGTGTTGCGTATGGCTGCTTATGAAATGAAGTATAAAGAAGATGTGCCAGCACAGGTGGCTATCAATGAAGCTGTAGAGCTTGCGAAAATCTTTGGCGAAGAAGATTCAGGTAAATTCGTCAATGGTGTCTTATCAAAAATGGTATAA